The sequence below is a genomic window from Chloroflexota bacterium.
CACATCCCCGCTCCAACAATATTTCCATCACTCGCTGGGCTGGGGAATTCCGTGCATCATCTACATCTCGCTTGAAAGCCACACCCAGGACCACTACCTTTGCTCCGTGCAGGCATTTCCCTTGGGCGCTGAGCCCCTCTTCAATGCGTTGAACGACGTGGTATGGCATAGTCTGGTTGACTTCAGCAGCCAGTTCGATGAATTTGGTGTAGAAATCGTACTCGCGTGCCTTCCAAGAAAGGTAATAGGGGTCTACAGGGATGCAGTGACCACCAACACCTGCACCAGGGTAAAAGGGCATGAAGCCGAAAGGCTTAGTGGCCGCCGCCTCGATTACTTCCCAGATGTCAATGCCCATGCGCTCGCAGAGCAGAGCCAGTTCGTTCACTAATGCGATGTTCACACTACGGAAAATGTTTTCCAACAATTTGGACATCTCTGCGGCTCGTGGGGAGGAGACAAGGTGCACAGCCGGGGTAAGATGTGAGAGTAACGCTGCAGCCAGTCGTCCGCATTCCGGCGTCAGCCCACCTACTACCTTTGGCGTGTTTTCCACAGTATGCTTTGTGTCTCCCGGATTGATGCGCTCTGGAGAAAAGGCTAAGTGAAAATCCACACCCGCCACCAACCCACTCGCACGCTCGAGGATGGGTAATACCACTTCCTCGGTCGTCCCCGGATACGTAGTGCTCTGGAGGATGATCAACTGTCCGACTCGCAGGCGTGTGGCGATGCCCTCGGCTGCCGCTTCCACAAACGATAGATCGGGGGCTTTCATACGATTGAATGGTGTGGGAACACAGATGAAAATCACATCTGCTTCCCGCAAGACATCGTAATCCGTGGTTGCCCGGAACCGGCCAGACTTCGTTATCACCTGCAGATCTTCATCTCGGATATCACCGATATAACTTCTGCTAGCAGCGAGGCTTCGCACTCGGCTCTCATCTGTGTCCAGGCCTGTTACGTCATAACCGCAGCGGGCGAAGGCCACCGCCAAGGGCAGACCCACATATCCGAGCCCGATGACAGCAATACGAGCCTGCTTGTTGTGAATTGTCTGCTCCAAATCAGATGTGTTC
It includes:
- a CDS encoding nucleotide sugar dehydrogenase, whose amino-acid sequence is MNTSDLEQTIHNKQARIAVIGLGYVGLPLAVAFARCGYDVTGLDTDESRVRSLAASRSYIGDIRDEDLQVITKSGRFRATTDYDVLREADVIFICVPTPFNRMKAPDLSFVEAAAEGIATRLRVGQLIILQSTTYPGTTEEVVLPILERASGLVAGVDFHLAFSPERINPGDTKHTVENTPKVVGGLTPECGRLAAALLSHLTPAVHLVSSPRAAEMSKLLENIFRSVNIALVNELALLCERMGIDIWEVIEAAATKPFGFMPFYPGAGVGGHCIPVDPYYLSWKAREYDFYTKFIELAAEVNQTMPYHVVQRIEEGLSAQGKCLHGAKVVVLGVAFKRDVDDARNSPAQRVMEILLERGCEVIYNDPYVPRFLVGNDVFRPQPTVLESQPLTVELLRGADCVAIIAGHSCYDYEWIVKHSSLVVDAPNATKNAAPGKAMVIRIGAPLKIGGDE